A window of the Pseudomonas gozinkensis genome harbors these coding sequences:
- a CDS encoding AEC family transporter yields MLAIFLETLNITAPVFAMLFLGVLLKRIDWINDNFIHTASSLVFNVTMPALLFLGILHADLHAALQPALLIYFSLATLVSFAVAWGWAILRCPREDRGIYTQGAFRGNNGVIGLALAASMYGDYGISLGAILAALVILFYNTLSTIVLAVYSPVIKSDPWSICKSVVSNPLIISVIAAAPFAYFKIGLPGWLETSGQYLAQTTLPLALICIGGTLSLAALRKSGKMALSSSLVKMIGLPVIATLGAWLWGFRGAELGILFLYFGSPTAAASFVMARAAQGNHELAAAIIVLTTLMAAITTNIGIFFLQWGGWI; encoded by the coding sequence ATGTTGGCTATCTTCCTCGAAACCCTGAACATCACCGCGCCGGTGTTTGCCATGCTGTTTCTGGGTGTGCTGCTCAAGCGCATCGACTGGATCAACGACAACTTCATCCATACGGCCTCGTCGCTGGTGTTCAACGTCACCATGCCGGCGCTGCTGTTTCTCGGCATTCTGCATGCCGACCTGCACGCCGCACTGCAACCGGCGCTGCTGATCTATTTCTCACTCGCTACGCTGGTCAGTTTTGCCGTGGCCTGGGGCTGGGCGATTTTGCGCTGCCCGCGCGAGGATCGCGGCATCTACACCCAAGGTGCGTTTCGCGGCAACAACGGGGTGATCGGCCTCGCACTGGCGGCGAGCATGTACGGCGACTACGGGATCTCCCTCGGGGCGATTCTCGCGGCGCTGGTGATCCTGTTCTACAACACCCTGTCGACCATCGTGCTGGCGGTCTATAGCCCGGTGATCAAGTCCGACCCGTGGAGCATCTGCAAAAGCGTGGTCAGCAATCCGCTGATCATCAGCGTGATCGCAGCCGCACCGTTCGCTTATTTCAAGATCGGTCTGCCGGGCTGGCTGGAGACGTCCGGCCAGTACCTGGCGCAAACCACGCTGCCGCTGGCGCTGATCTGCATTGGCGGCACACTGTCGCTGGCGGCGCTGCGCAAGAGCGGCAAGATGGCGCTCAGTTCGAGTCTGGTGAAGATGATCGGTCTGCCGGTGATCGCCACTTTGGGCGCATGGCTGTGGGGCTTTCGCGGGGCGGAGCTGGGGATTCTGTTTCTGTACTTCGGCAGCCCGACCGCCGCCGCCAGTTTTGTCATGGCCCGTGCGGCGCAGGGCAATCATGAACTGGCGGCGGCGATCATCGTACTGACCACGTTGATGGCGGCGATCACCACCAACATCGGGATCTTCTTTTTGCAGTGGGGCGGGTGGATCTGA
- a CDS encoding carboxymuconolactone decarboxylase family protein, with protein MTESKKSGVEVRRQVMGDVFVDRALGNATEFTQPLQDFVNEHAWGGVWNREGLPLKTRSLITLAALTALKCPQELKGHVRGALNNGCTVDEIREALLHCAVYAGVPAAIDAFRAAQEVIDSYQKPE; from the coding sequence ATGACCGAATCGAAGAAATCCGGGGTTGAAGTCCGCCGTCAGGTAATGGGCGACGTGTTTGTCGACCGCGCGCTGGGCAATGCCACCGAGTTCACCCAACCCTTGCAGGATTTCGTCAACGAACACGCCTGGGGCGGCGTGTGGAATCGCGAAGGTTTGCCGCTGAAAACCCGCAGCCTGATCACCCTCGCCGCGCTGACCGCGTTGAAGTGCCCGCAGGAATTGAAAGGTCACGTGCGCGGCGCGTTGAACAATGGCTGCACGGTCGATGAGATCCGCGAAGCCCTGTTGCATTGCGCGGTGTATGCCGGCGTGCCGGCGGCGATCGATGCGTTTCGTGCGGCGCAGGAAGTGATCGACAGTTACCAGAAGCCTGAATAA
- a CDS encoding calcium/sodium antiporter, which yields MIELLSGLFLLIVGAELMVRAAVRLAARLHVRPLIIGLTIVALGSSAPQMAVSLQAVQAHTPDIAVSSVIGSSIFNILVTLGLSALIIPLRVSRQLVRLDIPLMIGASLLVFVLAWNEELGRFDGILLLGALALYLGLLLRQSRHSTRPHSDQPHDPQAPWFTSLLMIVGGLGMLVFAGHLLLGAAVVVATDLGFSERVIGLTVVAVGTSLPELATSLIAALRGQRDIAVGNVIGANLFNLLGVLGITALIAPTPLSISPNALDFDLPVMLGVAALCLPVFYSGYRVTRAEGLLLLGLYLAYGLHVVSFTTGMPLAGKLERLMLFYVLPTLLTFLFFTSVRAWRRQHHKRDVP from the coding sequence GTGATCGAATTGCTCAGCGGGCTGTTCCTGCTGATCGTCGGCGCCGAGCTGATGGTGCGCGCCGCCGTGCGCCTGGCCGCGCGCCTGCATGTGCGACCGCTGATCATCGGCCTGACCATCGTCGCCCTCGGCAGCAGCGCCCCGCAAATGGCCGTCAGCCTGCAAGCCGTGCAGGCACACACGCCGGACATCGCCGTCAGCAGCGTGATCGGCAGCAGCATTTTCAACATTCTCGTCACCCTCGGCCTGTCGGCGCTGATCATTCCGCTGCGGGTATCGCGGCAACTGGTGCGCCTCGACATCCCGTTGATGATCGGCGCCAGCCTTCTGGTGTTCGTGCTGGCGTGGAATGAAGAACTCGGGCGCTTCGACGGCATTCTGCTGCTCGGTGCCCTGGCGCTTTACCTTGGTCTGTTGCTGCGCCAGTCGCGGCACTCGACCCGCCCGCATTCCGATCAACCGCACGATCCGCAGGCGCCGTGGTTCACCAGCCTGCTGATGATTGTCGGCGGTCTGGGCATGCTGGTGTTCGCCGGGCACTTGCTGCTGGGTGCAGCCGTGGTCGTCGCCACTGACCTGGGATTCTCCGAGCGGGTGATCGGCCTGACCGTGGTCGCAGTCGGTACCTCGCTGCCGGAGCTCGCCACCTCGCTGATTGCCGCGCTGCGCGGTCAGCGGGACATTGCAGTCGGCAACGTGATCGGCGCCAACCTGTTCAACCTGCTCGGGGTGCTGGGCATCACCGCACTGATCGCGCCGACGCCGTTGTCGATCTCGCCAAACGCGCTGGATTTCGACTTGCCGGTGATGCTCGGCGTCGCGGCGCTGTGCCTGCCGGTGTTCTATTCCGGCTATCGCGTGACCCGGGCCGAAGGTTTGTTGTTGCTAGGTTTGTACCTGGCGTACGGGTTGCACGTGGTGTCGTTCACCACCGGCATGCCACTGGCCGGCAAACTCGAGCGACTGATGCTGTTTTATGTGCTGCCGACGCTGCTGACGTTTCTGTTTTTCACGTCCGTGCGCGCCTGGCGCCGCCAACACCACAAGAGGGATGTGCCATGA
- a CDS encoding septal ring lytic transglycosylase RlpA family protein: MKRLFISCALLSLLAGCASTDVIDPHGYDQTGVASYYGAKHHGKRTASGEAFNQNSLTAAHRQLPFGTRVKVTNLKNDESVVVRINDRGPHTRGRLIDVSRAAAEQLGMLRSGTARVRIQALDD; the protein is encoded by the coding sequence ATGAAGCGTCTATTCATCAGCTGCGCCCTGCTCTCCCTGTTGGCCGGTTGCGCCAGCACCGATGTCATCGACCCGCACGGTTATGACCAGACCGGCGTCGCCTCCTATTACGGTGCCAAACACCACGGTAAACGCACCGCCAGCGGCGAAGCGTTCAACCAGAATTCCCTGACCGCCGCCCACCGCCAGTTGCCGTTCGGCACCCGGGTGAAGGTCACCAACCTGAAAAACGATGAGTCCGTCGTGGTCCGCATCAACGACCGCGGCCCGCACACCCGTGGCCGCCTGATCGATGTTTCACGTGCTGCGGCCGAACAGCTCGGTATGCTGCGCAGTGGAACCGCCCGGGTCCGGATCCAGGCCCTCGACGACTGA